The genomic stretch GGATTAAATCTAATGGAATTTTCCAAACTAAGGTATTTAATGCATATCAAATTTCTAAAACATTCGATATGTATCCGTTTCTTTCTGAAAATTTACAAAAGTCATTTACTGATAAAAGAGCAGAATACGAACTTATTGGCATTATTTTACATATTGGTCCAGATCCCAAAGACGGCCACTACGTATCTTGGTGCAAGGATAATAAAGCCAATAATAGATGGATAGAATATAATGATTCTCTTATGAGTGAAATTCCTGAATATGAATTAAATGCTGCGATTAATCCAATAAAAAATTTTAATGCCAATGACAAGGTTCCTTATATATTATTTTATCGCAAAAAAAAGTGATAAATTTACCAAATATAGATTTTTGTAACTATAAATCTTTATTATGTTTGAATGGAAATCTGCCGGATCAATGGGTTTTTAAAGGGCTAGGCCTACCATTGATTGCAGCAGATGGAGCAGCTAATTCTCTGGCCGCTAGAAATATAGTGCCAGACATGATAATCGGTGATTTGGACAGCGTTAAAAATGAGTTACTCCAAAAAGGTAAATTTTTAAAAAATGACGATCAAAATTCATCAGATTTTCAAAAAGCACTAAAATATCTAGAAACCGAAAATCTCATGCCAACAATAATTCTTGGCCTAAATGGCGGATATATAGATCATATCCTGAACAATATTAATATTTTCCTTAGAACAAAATCCATATTTTATGATGAACAAATCATCGGCCTTGGCATAGATAATCATCAAACTCTTAACTTAAAAATTGGAACAAAATTATCTCTGTTTGGAATTCCAAGTTGTTGCGTCTCAACGAAA from Puniceicoccales bacterium encodes the following:
- a CDS encoding thiamine diphosphokinase, encoding MNGNLPDQWVFKGLGLPLIAADGAANSLAARNIVPDMIIGDLDSVKNELLQKGKFLKNDDQNSSDFQKALKYLETENLMPTIILGLNGGYIDHILNNINIFLRTKSIFYDEQIIGLGIDNHQTLNLKIGTKLSLFGIPSCCVSTKGLKWDLDKKELTFPGFNSCFNRTNSENVAIHIIKGTALLLLYTSLIVDAGLN